From one Acidibrevibacterium fodinaquatile genomic stretch:
- a CDS encoding HAD family hydrolase: protein MPSPEPAPPPEILLYDWDNTLVDGWAGITAALNAVFAAFGRPLWRADETRARVRVSLAESFPAMFGAEWERARDIFYATLKGEHLAHLRPMPGVEALLAAGGRWPQGVVSNKAGAFLRAEVAHLGWDGHFRAVIGAGDAAADKPDPAPLHLALRKMGAEVGPHVWYIGDTALDMQAARAAGCRPVLLGDASHDGGIARAAPELQFADGHALAAYLTAA from the coding sequence ATGCCGAGCCCTGAGCCCGCACCCCCTCCAGAAATCCTGCTCTATGACTGGGACAATACGCTGGTCGATGGCTGGGCCGGGATCACCGCGGCGCTGAACGCGGTGTTCGCCGCTTTCGGGCGCCCGCTCTGGCGCGCCGACGAGACCCGGGCGCGGGTGCGGGTCTCGCTCGCCGAAAGCTTCCCGGCGATGTTCGGCGCGGAGTGGGAGCGGGCGCGGGATATTTTCTATGCGACGCTGAAGGGCGAGCATCTCGCGCATCTGCGCCCGATGCCCGGCGTGGAAGCGCTCCTGGCAGCCGGTGGACGCTGGCCGCAAGGGGTGGTCTCGAACAAGGCCGGGGCGTTCCTCCGCGCCGAGGTCGCGCATCTCGGCTGGGATGGGCATTTTCGCGCGGTCATCGGCGCGGGCGACGCGGCGGCCGATAAGCCCGATCCGGCGCCGCTCCATCTCGCCTTGCGCAAGATGGGGGCAGAAGTCGGGCCGCACGTGTGGTATATCGGCGATACCGCGCTTGATATGCAGGCGGCGCGGGCTGCCGGCTGTCGGCCCGTGCTGCTCGGCGATGCGAGCCACGACGGCGGCATCGCCCGCGCAGCACCCGAGCTTCAGTTCGCGGACGGCCATGCGCTGGCCGCGTATCTGACGGCCGCTTGA
- the hfq gene encoding RNA chaperone Hfq, protein MANEKSQNVQDVFLNHVRKNKTPVTVFLVNGVKLQGIITWFDNFSVLLRRDGHTQLVYKHAISTVMPSGPIQLFDGPKVEAGAAIGREAAPAGDV, encoded by the coding sequence GTGGCCAACGAGAAATCGCAGAATGTTCAGGATGTTTTTCTGAACCACGTGCGCAAGAACAAGACGCCGGTGACCGTGTTTCTGGTCAATGGCGTGAAGCTCCAGGGTATTATCACCTGGTTCGACAATTTTTCCGTCCTCCTCCGCCGCGATGGCCATACCCAGCTGGTGTATAAGCATGCGATCAGCACGGTCATGCCGAGTGGCCCGATCCAGCTGTTTGACGGCCCCAAGGTCGAAGCCGGGGCGGCGATCGGGCGGGAGGCAGCGCCGGCCGGTGACGTCTGA